Proteins from a single region of Salvelinus sp. IW2-2015 linkage group LG4p, ASM291031v2, whole genome shotgun sequence:
- the LOC111956852 gene encoding serine/threonine-protein kinase PAK 1-like, whose translation MSDNGDIEDKPPAPPMRNTSTLIGSCSKDPAPHGSKPLPPNPEDRKKKDRSIRSILTGGGDKTNKKKERPEISLPSDFEHTIHVGFDAVTGEFTGMPEQWARLLQTSNITKLEQKKNPQAVLDVLKFYDSKETNNSQKYMSFTDFEMKEVSLSPPLFSPSSSASGTVYTAIDIATGQEVAIKQMNLQQQPKKELIINEILVMRENKNPNIVNYLDSYLVGEELWVVMEYLAGGSLTDVVTETCMDEAQIAAVCRECLQALEFLHSNQVIHRDIKSDNILLGMDGSVKLTDFGFCAQITPEQSKRSTMVGTPYWMAPEVVTRKAYGPKVDIWSLGIMAIDLVRGETPSLNENPRQGLYLIATNGTAQKLQNQKREGKKGKNCPQSSGETFLNCXXXXXXXXXCLEMDVEKRGSANDLLQHQFLKVAKPLSSLTPLIQAAKEAAKANR comes from the exons ATGTCTGATAATGGGGACATTGAGGACAAGCCCCCAGCCCCGCCCATGAGGAACACCAGCACTCTGATTGGCTCCTGCAGCAAAGATCCCGCCCCCCATGGCTCCAAGCCCCTCCCCCCCAACCCAGAGGACAGGAAGAAGAAAGATCGCTCCATCAGGTCCATCCTGACAGGAGGAGGAGACAAGA ccaACAAGAAGAAGGAGCGTCCAGAGATCTCTCTGCCTTCTGATTTTGAACACACCATCCATGTGGGCTTCGATGCGGTCACTGGAGAGTTCACA GGCATGCCGGAGCAATGGGCTCGGTTGCTCCAGACCTCTAACATCACTAAGCTGGAACAGAAGAAGAATCCTCAGGCTGTCCTTGATGTTCTCAAATTCTATGACTCCAAGGAGACTAACAACAGCCAGAAATACATGAGCtttacag ACTTTGAAATGAAagaagtctctctctcccctcctctgttttctccctccTCCAGTGCGTCAGGTACGGTATATACAGCCATAGACATCGCTACAGGCCAGGAGGTGGCCATTAAACAGATGAACCTGCAGCAGCAGCCCAAGAAGGAGCTCATCATCAATGAGATCCTGGTCATGAGGGAAAACAAGAACCCCAACATAGTCAACTACCTggacag TTACCTGGTGGGGGAGGAGCTGTGGGTGGTGATGGAGTATCTGGCTGGAGGTTCTCTGACTGACGTCGTCACGGAAACCTGTATGGACGAGGCTCAGATCGCTGCTGTGTGTCGGGAG tgtctgCAGGCCTTGGAGTTCCTCCATTCTAACCAGGTGATCCATCGCGACATCAAGAGTGACAACATCCTTCTGGGAATGGACGGATCAGTGAAACTCa ctgaCTTTGGGTTCTGTGCCCAGATCACTCCAGAGCAGAGTAAGAGGAGCACCATGGTGGGAACTCCCTATTGGATGGCTCCAGAGGTGGTGACCAGGAAGGCCTACGGTCCTAAAGTTGACATCTGGTCTCTAGGCATCATGGCTATAgatct AGTAAGAGGA GAGACCCCTAGCCTCAACGAGAACCCACgtcagg GGTTGTATCTGATTGCGACCAACGGGACTGCGCAGAAACTTCAGAAccagaagagagaagggaagaagggaAAAAACTGTCCTCAGTCTTCAGGGGAGACTTTCCTCAACTGCTGNNNNNNNNNNNNNNNNNNNNNNNNNTGCCTGGAGATGGatgtggagaagagagggagcgcTAATGACCTACtacag cACCAGTTCCTGAAGGTGGCCAAGCCTTTATCCAGTCTGACTCCTCTCATCCAGGCAGCCAAAGAAGCAGCTAAGGCTAACCGCTAA